In Solea senegalensis isolate Sse05_10M linkage group LG6, IFAPA_SoseM_1, whole genome shotgun sequence, one genomic interval encodes:
- the mchr1a gene encoding melanin-concentrating hormone receptor 1, giving the protein MDFYNDTHVSLGHNNSSARAADGAPHSSAILPVIFGIICFLGIIGNSIVLYTIMKKTKCHAKQTVPDIFILNLSIVDLLFLLGMPFLIHQLLGNGSWHFGATMCTVITALDSNSQIVSTYILTAMTLDRYLATVHPIRFNYVRTPCVAAVVIVMVWGLSFLTIIPVWMYAGLMPLPDGLVACALLLPDPVNNTYWFTLYQFFLAFAMPFVIICLAFFKILQNMSTSVAPLPPRSLRVRTRKVTRMAVVICLAFFICWAPYYILQLIHLGVQKPSLAFSYAYNIAISMGYANSCINPFIFIILSDTFKRQFLRAVHQINRKIHVNTSTTDGGSVSMRMVPDGGQQGPAPREMIPSNVAPQ; this is encoded by the exons aTGGATTTCTATAACGACACTCACGTTTCTCTCGGACACAATAATTCATCAGCACGAG CTGCTGATGGGGCGCCTCACTCCAGTGCTATCCTCCCTGTAATCTTTGGCATCATCTGCTTTCTGGGTATCATCGGCAACTCCATTGTCCTGTACACCatcatgaagaaaacaaagtgccACGCCAAGCAAACTGTCCCGGACATTTTTATCTTAAATCTTTCCATTGTAGATCTCCTGTTTCTCCTTGGGATGCCATTCCTCATCCACCAGTTGCTGGGTAATGGTAGCTGGCACTTCGGAGCCACGATGTGTACGGTCATCACTGCACTTGACTCCAACAGCCAGATTGTCAGCACTTACATCCTGACTGCAATGACCCTCGACCGTTACTTGGCTACCGTCCATCCCATTCGCTTCAACTACGTCCGCACGCCCTGCGTGGCAGCGGTGGTCATTGTCATGGTGTGGGGTCTGTCCTTCCTTACCATCATCCCAGTGTGGATGTACGCAGGCCTGATGCCTCTTCCAGACGGCCTGGTGGCCTGCGCGCTCCTCCTGCCTGACCCGGTCAACAACACGTACTGGTTTACTCTTTACCAGTTCTTTTTGGCCTTTGCGATGCCCTTTGTGATCATCTGCCTGGCGTTCTTCAAGATCCTCCAAAACATGTCCACCAGCGTGGCGCCGCTGCCCCCGCGGAGCTTGAGGGTTCGAACGAGGAAGGTGACGCGGATGGCGGTGGTCATCTGCTTGGCTTTCTTCATTTGCTGGGCTCCTTACTACATCCTCCAGCTGATCCACCTCGGCGTGCAGAAGCCAAGCCTCGCCTTCTCCTACGCGTACAACATAGCCATAAGCATGGGCTACGCTAACAGTTGCATCAACCCATTTATCTTTATCATCCTCAGTGACACCTTCAAGAGGCAGTTTCTCAGAGCTGTACATCAAATCAACAGGAAGATTCACGTCAACACGAGCACCACCGATGGCGGCAGTGTGAGCATGCGAATGGTACCAGACGGGGGTCAGCAGGGGCCAGCGCCGCGGGAGATGATACCGTCTAATGTGGCCCCACAGTAA